In Cryptomeria japonica chromosome 1, Sugi_1.0, whole genome shotgun sequence, the sequence gttgctgagcatcaggtacctgtggcattttattttcaggaatctcatccaacaccacatattcttgtttgtcctgttcatgcttcttttcctgcatctgttctttatacataaccttctcattgaatataacatctctacttctaattattttcttattttcaaaatcccataaccgatagccatattcatctatcccatatccaatgaaggtacatttatgagatttagcatcaagcttggttctgttttctttatcaacatggacaaaagcttcgcaaccaaaagtttttagaaaagaataatttacctttttaccagtccatgcctcctctagaataccaccatccaaaggggttgaaggtcctctatttatcaaatagacagcagtatgtatagcatctgcccaaaaatgtaagggcaatccagcatgcaatctcatgctcctcgcgcgttccatgatagtcctattcattctctctgacacaccattttcttgtggagttcctggaactatcttctgctttcgaatcccatttaaggaacaataatcttcaaatgctttgttgcaatactcacctccattatccgatctgagacacttcaacttttttcctgtctcattcttaaccaaagctttccatttcttaaaagtttcaaaaacatctgatttttgttttaggaaatatacccatatttttctggttgagtcatcaataaaaataacataataacaagagccaccaagagatgatacctgagccggtccccatacatctgaatgtacaagctctaacttctcactcttcttctctttcccaaccttgagaaatctgactcttttctgtttaccataagcacagttttcacagaactctaaatcaatcttctttagtcctggcaatagatttttggagtgaaggattttcatccctttctcactcatgtgcccaagcctatggtgccacattatcgaatctgttcttgcaacatttattgttgttgtccctgcagtaactttatctgtagcagctaaggtagagtaagtgttaccagtatacagatataatgtgcctaccttcacacctttagctactactaatgatcctttaatgaccttccacatattgtctgagaaggtaactatgcaaccttcactacctagttgccctgcagaaattaaatttcttcttaaattaggaacatgtcttacctcctgcagaaaccagtcattaccattctgcaacttgatctttatctttccttttccaacaatttgacagggctcatcatcacccaaatatacctgtccaaaatcaccttaaacataatctagaaaatattttctatggggtgtagcatgaaatgaagccccagaatctattatccaggaatcattaacattattcaaacataagattaaagcatcttgtaaagtattacttgtaatattagcttccttactgtcattttcatttttgtctccttctttgttttttcgagaccaacagtctttctttagatgaccaggctttccgcaataccagcaatctttctttcctctagattgagagcatcctttctttgacttccctcgtgacttctcattcccagggccttttcctctttcctttgatcttcctctgttctccacattcaaaacactacccgatgatgttgaagtctcacttgtgcttttccttcgcatttcctcacttaagataacaccaacaatatcatcaaataccaaagtatttttaccagagacagagttacttacagccataaccaagctattccagctttttggcaaagaacataaaatcaagagagccctaacctcttctacaaaggtattttttaccgaagacaattgactggtaattgtattaaattcatttaagtgctccgctacagatcctccctcactcattttcaaattaaacaaacgcttcataagaaataccttattcgaagccaagggtttctcatataacttagccaatgttgccatcaaatctacagccgtttttgcttctgttatattgaatgctacagacagcgcaaggcacaatcgaatggatcccagtgcctttctatctaaaatgtcccactcttcatctgacattgtggtcggtttctttgcctttccttccaatggccgccacaaatccttttgatacaggtaatcctccatctgcattttccataactgataattctggctgttaaacttttcgaccttgaatttggaatcctccattgctcccactcaaatctgaaagtcttgccaatttacagaaaaccttgctctgataccaattgttagggtttcaagcagatctgaagcaaatatgaactaacaattatatgcaaatttaaatacaaaagataaagaaataaaacaggacacagataacacagagatttaacgtggttcacccaaaatgggttacgtccaccatacacggccgttcaatctttcttattatccagcaaaaacagtacatcaaccttacaatgccttaagcatcccagttgcttataacatgtgtttttagggcaacaaacaaagtcatcctttttagggttttattacaatgtcggttttcatcaacgaaaaacggcgaggatacatgctgagtgtacagtactttgctgatcagtcgccacatttcgaCAGTGGGTGAACATTTGAGGATCCCCTTTCCGGAAGACTACGAGTTGGAAAAGGGCAAGAAGGTCGAACTCTGAAAAGAAGACATTGTTTGTCGCCCTGTTCTGGTAATAAAGGATAGGAAACAATTCATAGAGAGGAAATCAATTATGGAGCGCAATATTGATTTCCTCCATAAGTGGTTACATCTGAAGCCAGTGGAGGGCACCCAATGGTGGGTAGAATACATAAGAGCTGAAGGATTTGAGCCCCCACCGGAATTTCCAGAGCCAAAGCTGGGCAACTTTCAGGTTTTGCCCTTGTAATTATCAGGGCTTCTCACCTTCAGATTGCTAGGAGGAATGCAAGGGCAGAGCAGAAAAGGAAGGCGAGTGAAGACGAAAGTGGAAGCATGATGACTCCCCAGTTCCATGGTTTAGAACCTAATTGAGGTCTCCTCTTTAGAATATAGTAATCCTTTGCTTCTGTAGTAGTATACATTTTGTTAAGTCTGGTGATACTCCTAGTATCTTACAATGATGGTGATTAGGGTATGAACTCCTAGTTTATTTTGGACCTATGTGTTGTTTAAAGACTTCTAGTCTATCAGTCTTTCTGCAAAATAGGACTTCAAACAAAGCTCTAAGAAAGTTAATGAGCATTTTTGGAATTATAATCCTGCAGATATGTTAATCTATCAATCTGGTATATATTAtgctatattatatatatatatatatatatatatatattctcaattatatttatttatttagaatgTATTCTCTTTTTCGAATATATATGGTCACAGAAACACTGCATATGGTCTGATTACATGCAATGGTTGTTAGGCATGGATAGTTTGGTAGATTTCCTTCTGCTCTGGTTATTTTATCACAGGGACAGAGAAGGGTTCCTTTTCAGAAAGTTCTATTACTTTTAttcattaatattttgatgcatggtTTATGAAATGTTGATGTGACAATTATTCTTGCTCTTGTTTGATAATGTTGGGAAATTTAAGTTCTGCTTAAATGAGTATTTAGTGCCCTCATGTAATTCGGCCTTAGGATGAGGATAAGTAGCTCTTtttattgagcttctctttcttTTGAGTATTTTAAGACTGCAGATTTCAATCTTGGGTTGAAACATAGTCTCTCACTATCTCCATAATTGGATCTATCTTCCTTCTACTTTTCTAATGCACCAGTAAAGGGCAGATGATCAGCTCTTTCTTAAGttaaattcttgtaagtagcattcttttgaattatgagtttatttgtaGATAGTCCTTAAGTTATGTAATAGAAAAGAGGGCACTATTTACTATTTATTTCATTCTTATCTAACAAGATCTAGAGCAATGTAGTGGTTTAACAAGATCTAACAAGTATAAGTCGTCTGGGTGTTTACTTGGGGATGGTCGAGGGAATATGATAGGTGAAGTCGGAGGAATGGAAATTAAAGGCTGGCAGAGAAGCATCTACTTATGTAATAAgagaagtatttatggaaaaatgCAATGTAATATATGTATTTCTAATGTTGTACTAGGGGAGAAAACTCCTCAGTAAAACCATGTATTATCTGTGCTAGTGTTAGGGAATAAAGCCTAGAGCAGCTCATGTATCATCTGTAAATAGTCTTACTAGGAAAAATTTCCTTGGGCAAGATCGAAGGTTTTCTTTACCCGGTTTTTTCCTATCGATGCCCACATTGAACTGGGAtgtaaaaaacattttttaaattaataaaattattcggCTACGAcctattaatttaaattatttttacatTTAATTTAAGAAGATAAGTTTAAGCTAATACTTTTGTTTTAAgagtttgaaattaaaaaatatttattcaatcaaaGTCATTTGAGCTGTGATTCTAGCCTTAAAATTTAATTCTTAGTAAACTCATTTAGAACCATTCAATTTTATTAGAAACCTAAAGACcttttgaaaaaataattatttttgctTATCTAGATATTAAATTACCAAATCATCTATAaattgcaaaattcaagaaaaattatttCTAAATTCATAGCTAAAGTTggattataaaatttaaaatcattttaaaGTGAAACTTAAACgcttatatttttcaaaatttattgTAGCTAGTTTTTTTTAGAAAATCCTCCTCTAACTTATCTAATCTAAGATTGCATACATGtttttctttcatcattttcattgctaaaataaaaatataagacaTATTTGtggattttaaaatttcaaactttgcATTACTAATATCAAATTGTTTTTATGGGGATTACAATTTAAAATGTATGCAATAATGTCCTCATCTAATATTAGCTATTCCTCCATTTTCACTTTGAAACAATAAATATTTTAGATttataaatcaataaaatatttagaTTTTAGAATATATCTACTATAATCATGCTCTAATGTCGTGCCTTTTTATATTGAATCGAGCAAAGGAAAAAAATACCATATAAGAGGCAACCAAACAACTACCAACGTGCATCAATAATACAATAGTGTATAACATCCCAGAAGATGATGGAAACAAGAACAACTCCAGAGGATCATAAGaccattaaaatacaattatcCATAACAACTAAGAAAAGGACTAAAACAAGAGCAACTGTAAGGGAGTATAAAACCATTACAAAACAAAACCATCAAATTCTAAATTTCAGCATTCATTGTAGCTTTTTGCAACATAAAGTATCACTTCTATGGAGCTATCGCATAAAACCATCACAAAACAAAACCATCAAATTCTAAACTTCAACATTTATTGCAGCTTTTTGGAACATACAATATCACTTCTATGGAGCTATAACAACTAAAACTTGATTCTATCCATATggttttttatcttcatttttttttttttaaattgcaaaagacatgtcattgaatatgtatattATAATTATGTTCCTCCAAGCCTTATCAATTAACATATACCCTTAGGCTTACTTATTTAATTGTTGAAAGTCATGTTTTTCTCTATTTCAATCAGCAACTACATCATCTATCCATCATTGATTCTATTACCATGTAAACCTATTCATAtccataaaatattttttaaaatatacaaTTGAATTTTCCTTAAAATAGTTCAACATAAATATAACTCCTCACACATATTATACATCTCATCATATCTAACCACCTTTCACAtacttaaaataatatataaattctACTTATTAAAAAAGTGTAGTTCGTATAAAAATGTGCTTACCAAATGGCCTTCTTCACACGCTATtgttaaaataaaaacaaacaataTATATACTTATCTCTTTATATCACTCTATGATAGTGTCACATGTATCTCTATTAATCCTTCCCCTTCTCCCTCTATATtgatctatctctatctctttttctatctctctctacctttatctctccccCTACCTCTTCCTTTTTACTTAaacatctctctctacctctctctatatctctatctatttatctctcttcctctccccctctatcttcatctctacttttatctaATCTGATGGGAGGAACTTGACGACAAACATCCCTTGTTAATTATGAAAATCTAGATTTGATATAAACCTTGTGACTTTTATTTTCGAATTTTCATTGACCTCAGAAGAATATAGATGCTACTCTAGATTAATATAAACCCTATAATCTTGAGTTTttcttagaaaataaataattggaAAAATCTTGTCCGCACAATATCAGTTTAgtcatcaaatttattttacataGGCCAAAAATCTTCTGCAAACAATAATCCATTACTGAAAATTCCATCAATTGAACATTCATATAGGAGAAGACCATTCAGCCCAATTTGGGAAAAAACAAGTGGTGGTCCAACATAGGTGCAACTAGTGTTCATAAATGCTTTAGAAATTAATACTGATTGACAAACTGCGATTCACTTACTTTTGGAACTTGATATCAAATATTAAAAAGGCAGGTTAAGGTAAGAAGTTTCTATCTGATTTTATTTTGTTGGCCTTTATCCAGATTTACATAACATAAAACAAATTTGAACCAAAAATTTGATGCATCTTTAGGCAGGGTCTCGATAGTATCAGAactgcataaaagaaaaaataataataatttaggcAGGGTCTCGATGGTGGCAGAACAActgcataaaagaaaatatataaaataattataattaattacgAGTGCTATGAACCAGATATCAAATGCAGGTTTGAGAATTGATTCTATAGGCACAATTATTTCATCAAAACATGAGTAGAATCTAAGGGATATTTCACCTGAATATTATGTCTACAATACAACTTAGCAGGACGTTGATGGTGCTGCAGCAATTCAAGATAACAATCACTATGGAAGAACCAGACTCTTCTATTTCCCTTCAAAGATTAACACAAAGGAAGAGTTGGCTGGGAGAAACTCATTTCTAAAAGAGAACATTCATAAAGAATAGGCACATGCCCTCTGGGCCCGTAACTTGGAGAAAAGAAAAATCTCGGAAACAAGGACACCTTGCATAACAAAGACATGCCATTACAATAGCCAGAAATATCAATCAAAATACATTGAAAGGGCTCAACACAGTAAAAACAAAACTTGTATTTTGGAGCCACAAAAATAAAATGTAGACATCATGGGATCTCCTTCAACTCGTGAAATACAGAATCCACCAGAACCATGATTAATGAATGATGATTACTATTTCAACTTTAAACTAGCCATTCCAacaagtgcatttttctcttcatattCATCATAATTGTCAGGATCTTCCTCTTCTGAAACTTCATTTTCATCCTCGTCTTCATCAGTTCCATCTTCTTCAGAAACATTTTGAAGGTAATCATTATCATTATGATATCCACTACCAAAAGATGACTCTCCATAATAATCCATTTCATTCGTAGTCTGTTCCAAGATAAAACAGTCAACAGAGTCAATACTATTTTAGAAGGCATAGCCTGCAGCTAGTTGCAGGCTTATTGGAATAAGTAAATTGACCACATGAAAAAAAACCAAATATATGGCATTCTAAAAGAACAAAGTTGAGATTACTTTATATTTCAACATTGGTAACGATGAGCTCAGGTTATAACATCTTTCAGAATTTACAAAAGAAATAAGTAAACCATTTTTCACTTTGCAATTAAGTAAAAGATTATTTCGACAAAGAATCCCATCCCTACCTTAAGAAAGACGAGGGCAAATATGCTAAAGCAAGAAAAGAGGTAAACGAGAAAGAGGTAACTGAAGTTCCCCGGATTGGGAGTCATGTTATAGAATTACTATACAGTATATCTTATACAAACTTAAGACAGCCTCTCCAGTTTTCAGCTTTTGTTACCATCTTTTTCTATAGCTACAATATTATTTTGCGAACCAATCTGCCCCCCTGCTTTATATGAATTTCTATTTCTCTAGAATATGTATGTagataacaaaataaaaaaattttaatAACATTTTTTCGTTTGTATACAATTGTCCTGCAAATATATAGAAGAAAAAATGGACTGTTTTGTAACAAATCACAGACAGGAAGAGAAGTGCTAAATGCTATGAAGGAGTACAAGctaatttatattataattcaTTTGCCACACTAATAGGAAAAAAAAGACTAGAGTGTTATTGTTCCTACATGAAAAAAAATCACACTGGTAGGAAATTAGACATAAAAAGACCACAGTAAAAGATTGGCACTTCTTGGTGTGTACTTATGTCTTTAAAATGTATATGACTACTTTGTGTATTTTCAGTTGATTTGATATGAGatgcaaaaaaaaaatccatataatTCTCTTCTATACTGTTTTTACAAGAGTACTCATTTTTTTCACTAAATTCAATTCAAATTTTAGCTTTTCAAATCCATGTCTAAGGATGTTTGTAAAGACAGCATCTTAGAAATGTAATTTAGTATAGATTGCATGAAACTGAAAGCATAAAAACAATTTCACTGCATCTCACAAGCTCTAAAGAACAGCATTCCAAGAATGAAGAGAAACGATAGTTCACACATGGAGTTCACAAAAGATTGAAGAGAGCCAGAAGTGACACAGTATTTACACTAAAGTATTACATTCAAGATAAGCAAGGTTACCTGGCGTCCAAACTTATGTTGCCGAACAGAGACACTCAGATCTTTTGTTTCTCTCAAAGCATAACCACACTTTTTACATGAGAGTCCCTAACAAAAGACAGGAAAAGGAAAAAATTTGATTAAGATCTTTGACATTCACTAACTTTCAAAATAAGAACAATTTAGTTATCCATTTTACTCTTTTACCATTAcccataaatattaataaattcagTTAAATTTATATGGAAAGGACCTGATAAGTAAAATAAAAGAAATACCACAAGTAGCTAGCATATAGTCCAATACTGTCCATTTTCAGTACATAACTACCAATCTATAAACAAAATGGGCTAGCTAGAGGGTTGTATGGAAAATAAAAATTGGCAACCATACCTCCCCTTTCTTGACCACATTATTCACACTTTTTACATGGTCATCACAGAAGCAAATCTTGCAACGTAAACATGTATATATCCCAAGTCGGTTGCAAGACAGACAATGGAAAGTCTCACTCTCAAGCTGTTGGCAGGAAGCTTGATGCTCAAACTGATCATCCTCACATAACCACTGATCACATGAAAAACATCGGAACATTCTTCCACCGTGCTCCCAAACAGTCCTCTCACATTCAATGCATGTTGCATCAGTTAGTGGACATGTACAGCAATGAGTTGTGAGGCAACGTTTTGAATGGCACAAGAATGCTTCACAAAAATCACATATACAACCCACCATGTTCATCCCTGTAAATCAGATCATCCAATGTAAATGACACTAGAAATCTTAGATGTGTAAGCATAAGATAATGAACATGTCCTCAAAACATGTTTATGCTTTTCAACAAAAATTAGTACTTCACATGAAATGAAAGCACCAAAATAACATTGCTTCTGCAATGAAGCAAATCCAACAATCTGTTATTCAGCAACAGTTTAACTAAGGGAACGACAACAAAATATATAACAAAGCTCTATACCAAGAGAGAACATCAAACAAACCTTGGACTGTCAAAATTGACAATTAGATTAAAGATTGTAATAACAGTTTTGGCTTTATCATAAAAAGTAGCCATAAATTGCAGTATAGTCTTAGTTGCTTTTTCTGACAAATTCAATCCTGCAAGTGGTAAGAGTATGTACGCCTCATTTGTGGCACTGTTAGGTGCCTCCTGCATGGACAATGGGGTAGTCCCATATTACTATAAGACATCTATAGACCCAAAAACAGATCGCCCAGTATTGTGGACTATAAAAGGAATCATTTCCAATGCTCTCCAAGACATTATATTTTGGAAAACCTGAGAAAGAAGATAATTGGACTCTATATTTTCTATAAACCTGGGAGAATTCAATTTGTTATTAGGTATCTTGCAagctcttatttttcttcttttaaataggAAAATGGAAGTTGCCCATGGAACCCTAGGCCTTCTAAATCaaggaaataaaatgaatgaaaatctaACAAGCCAAGAATGCAAACACCGAAATTGGCAATCCATACTGAACAGCATTCGTAAAGTGCAtgactaatttttttatttttgacaaaaTACCAGTACTCATTTTTTACgctgtatgtatatatacatttctTACAAATGTTTGACAATATAACAATGCACATAAACAGCACTCTTCTAATAAAAATTCAAGGTTTGGATAATAAAAGGCACTACATAACATTGAACAAGTCTTTGAATTACATCAGCAAAACAATTCATACACAAACATTGCAATCTGGAATGAATTCTAACACAAATACAGTAGTATTTTAAATTGTAGTGTTGGAATGAATTCTAATACAAATATTGCAATCTGAAATAAATTGCAATTCATACACAAATATTGGCTGGAAATGGTAGTATTTTAAATAGCTTCTGATATACCACAATGCTCCTGAAAATGAAGATGGTCAACCTCTGATTTGGCCTTAGCAACTGCTGCAACCAGCATTGAACAGCTCATAGAAGGAGGTGCAATAGGCTCTGGCTAGGTGTTTTGGACTCCTAAATCTTCTCAAACATGAGTCACTGCCCTCTTTCTTCATATGTCCCACTCCAAGATGTAAGTCAATCCATTTCTTCTTGCACTCAATGTTGAACAGTTGTGACTCCCTTTTTTATAAGTTCTCCCTTTTTATGAGGGAAGGCACGGTGTTAAGGGGTTCCAAGACCCTATTAAACCTTATGGCCTGGTGTCTTCTGAAATACTTTCACCCAAATGCGTGGTTGGTAAAAATAGGTCCCATGACTTCCTCTCAACACCTCAGCAACAGCAAAACCACCATGTCGTTCTTCAGCAGGCCCAAAAGAATAATAACTCAGTTGCTGCCCCTGTTTTATGGTACAGCTAGGTATATGCCTCCAAAACTTGTATTATATTGTAGCAAATGGTAACATTACTCATGCTGGTCGCCATGTATAGGTctcataaaatatttatttcagaTATATTAAGTCGTGCATACAATCTTTCACCAACACCTAAATGGCCCACCCATTCCTTGAATTTTAAAAAAGGTCGAGAGAAACTTCCCTTAGCAACAGAAATTATCAGCTTTGATAGGGCATGCATCCTCCACAATATTGTCAATATTGTAAACTCTCATTTTCCTACCTTACATCTCTTGGCATATTTCATTGAAACAATTTGTACAATGCTCCACAAGAAAACATACCCCCAACCAAAAAAATGCgtcatttcaagaaaggagacacaatgacaccatatcacccccACCCTACTCCCCCTTGCTAATATGGGGAACATCCCTGAGATATTCTCTCCAATGCAATGGAGATTCTGGGTGTGTATGGCAGCCAAGGGGCATCCCTTAACCATCTTAGGGATGCCAAAAAGTCCCCACATTGAACAAAGTTTCCCTATGTTATGTACGATAACAATCTTAATTTGTGTCAAAGGTTGACCTTGGAAGAAAGAATTATATTTAAATGGCATTGGAGGTAATAGACTAGTAAAAcgattgtttctctttttgtttactTGAATGCACACTCTCCTGTCTTAGCTTTAGAAAGTTGGTGATCAAATATTTCCTAATTCATATGTCACCTACATCTTGGACTTAGTAGAGAGTGAAGGAAGTCATCTGTAATATAAAATTTATATCTTCAGCAATCCTAAAggtatattaaattttaataatagtCTAGTGTATCAATTAAACTAATGAAACATGTtatgttaaattaatttaattaaacacaCAATAGAAAGTTGAGGATGAGTTGGGCTTTATGCAAATGTATCAAGATATTACAAATTTTGGTTACATTATAAACAATAGGTTTTACAATGCTGAATTTGTGAGGAGTCTGCAATGATATAAAAAAGAACTACAGAAACAAAAATAATAGGGTGATCTAGAGGAAACCCCACGTGTGTTATTGTCTGAGCCtagtagaaaataaaataaacctgTACAATGTTAGAAAATCCCAGTGTTCCACGGCCGTTGGGGACTGGGGGACGCGGGGACAGGTTTCGGGGATGGGGGGACAAAGGGCCTAACTTTGGGGACGACGGGGGGACTGCGGCGGGGGGGTGgcagggtggtggtgctgatataattatacatatacttatagtacTTGAATAACTAGTTGTGAAAAtaagtataacagtataagaattactaGCTCCTAAACTTTTGCTTCTTGTAAGGTTTGATTATTTAGAGGTTTAGCTTTTTCCAAGGTTTCATGATTTGCAGATatcaatatcttcatctctcttaaaTGAAATAACCTTTAAGGACTTCAATGTCATTTGCTGTAATTTCTGATTAGATGATTATGTGTGAAACTATTGATGTAATATTGCAATTATTCTTCCCTTGTTCATCCAAGTGTTCATGCTTTTCAATCCTTCTCCTTAGGTCAAGGTGATGACCTTTGTTTTCTCTAGGTAAATACTTATTCTTAGCTCCATATGGTCTTCTAGAGACATCATGATGCAATCCTCCTTTTATCCAATCTTGTCGAAATTACTCATGTAGATCCACCCACGTTGTTTCATAGCTTTGACATTCAACTCTAGATGGGAATGTCGGTGTAAGTGATTTCGAACTTATTGTAGGTATATGCCCATTTGGAGTTTGATGGTCATTGCCTCCATTGTTTTTCATAGTAAACATGCCCAATAATTGAGAGAGTTTCTATTGGGTGTTCTTTTGTTCCACCATTCTTTGATGAAGCTTCTGCTGTCACCTTATCTCTACTCTTTTACCAAAGTTGAATTTGGAAGAACTACAATTAATACCATCTTTATAAGGATCTTTTTGTATCTTTTGCTTAATAACAACATTTATTTACTCCTAACCTCCACAGGCTGGCAAGTTCATTAGCTCTGATCccacttgtaatgtcccttctAGGTTCATAGGCTAGTAAGAGACAGTTACTTCAAATCTTAATCTTACCATTGATTATAATTTTAGATTAAAATTATGAATTATATAATCAGTAATTTGAATACAAATATACACAA encodes:
- the LOC131065698 gene encoding uncharacterized protein LOC131065698; the protein is MKFEAIQICLVSFVAVKNWEFGEGRIEMPKRKTGARKKAEKQKARQKGISEQQFHIELGKHPCNSLYTCDVCSRVQKNRAFCYFCASVTKIPSCANCGKTKCMASSSDCLLLHPARNVSGMNMVGCICDFCEAFLCHSKRCLTTHCCTCPLTDATCIECERTVWEHGGRMFRCFSCDQWLCEDDQFEHQASCQQLESETFHCLSCNRLGIYTCLRCKICFCDDHVKSVNNVVKKGEGLSCKKCGYALRETKDLSVSVRQHKFGRQTTNEMDYYGESSFGSGYHNDNDYLQNVSEEDGTDEDEDENEVSEEEDPDNYDEYEEKNALVGMASLKLK